A DNA window from Novosphingobium sp. RL4 contains the following coding sequences:
- a CDS encoding TIGR04063 family PEP-CTERM/XrtA system glycosyltransferase: protein MTRVLHVLDHSLPMHSGYTFRTRAILKAQEAMGFEVRGVTGLRHTATGPDVEDADGLVFHRTRGSASGPAGLREWREIGLFAQTIEQVVREWRPDVIHAHSPSLCGAAASRVARRHGIPLVYEIRAFWEDAAVGNGTGAEGSLKYRLTRALENRVVARADAIVTICDGLRADLIARGVPTAKITKMPNGVDLELFGTPPARDRALAKELGFETDGRACPVIGFIGSFYDYEGLDDLIAAMPLLLKRQPDARLLMVGGGPREEALRAQALASPAASAIRFIGRVPHHEVDRYYALADIMAYPRKKSRLTDLVTPLKPLEAMAQGKLVAASDVGGHRELVDHGVTGTLFAPDDPAACAAALAGLLAHRESWEAYREAGRRHVRERHDWAANARRYRDVYQMVAPLDAEKGLGTAA from the coding sequence ATGACCCGTGTTCTCCACGTCCTCGACCATTCGCTGCCGATGCACAGCGGCTACACCTTCCGGACCCGCGCGATCCTCAAGGCACAGGAAGCGATGGGCTTCGAGGTGCGCGGCGTGACAGGCCTGCGCCATACAGCGACTGGCCCCGATGTCGAGGATGCGGACGGCCTCGTCTTCCACCGCACCCGCGGAAGTGCAAGCGGGCCCGCCGGGCTGCGCGAATGGCGCGAGATCGGGCTCTTCGCGCAGACCATCGAACAGGTGGTGCGCGAATGGCGCCCCGACGTGATCCACGCCCATTCCCCCTCGCTCTGCGGCGCCGCAGCGTCGCGCGTCGCGCGCCGGCACGGCATCCCGCTGGTCTATGAAATCCGCGCATTCTGGGAGGATGCGGCCGTCGGCAACGGTACCGGCGCCGAGGGTTCGCTGAAATACCGGCTGACCCGCGCCCTCGAAAACCGGGTCGTCGCCCGCGCCGATGCGATCGTGACGATCTGCGACGGCCTGCGCGCCGATCTCATCGCCCGGGGCGTTCCCACCGCGAAGATCACGAAAATGCCAAACGGCGTCGATCTGGAACTGTTCGGTACGCCGCCCGCGCGCGACAGGGCGCTGGCAAAGGAACTGGGCTTCGAAACCGATGGCCGCGCCTGTCCGGTGATCGGTTTCATCGGCAGTTTCTACGACTATGAGGGGCTGGACGACCTGATCGCCGCCATGCCGCTGCTACTGAAGAGACAACCCGACGCGCGGCTGCTCATGGTCGGCGGCGGCCCGCGCGAGGAGGCGCTGCGCGCTCAGGCGCTGGCCTCCCCGGCGGCGTCGGCAATCCGCTTCATCGGCCGGGTGCCTCACCATGAAGTCGATCGCTATTACGCCCTGGCCGACATCATGGCCTATCCGCGCAAGAAAAGCCGCCTCACGGACCTCGTCACCCCGCTCAAGCCGCTCGAGGCCATGGCACAGGGCAAGCTTGTCGCGGCCAGCGATGTCGGCGGGCACCGCGAACTGGTGGACCACGGCGTGACCGGAACCCTGTTCGCGCCTGACGATCCGGCTGCCTGCGCGGCCGCTCTTGCAGGGTTGCTCGCACACCGCGAATCGTGGGAAGCCTATCGCGAGGCCGGGCGCCGACATGTCCGGGAACGGCACGACTGGGCCGCCAATGCCCGTCGTTATCGAGACGTTTACCAAATGGTGGCACCTCTCGATGCTGAAAAAGGACTGGGAACC
- a CDS encoding putative O-glycosylation ligase, exosortase A system-associated, with protein sequence MIDLALSGFLFGFLLLGLKRPFLWVLCYLYVDIMSPQVISWGILAHFPVSLMAFAAAFLGWVLFDDKRDSRITGRQILLALLLFYCAVSTLRAVYPVEAQEKWAWVWKALVFAIFLPFTLRTRLRIEAVALVMVLSAAALIVDGGLKTALGGSGYGTLRIFVDNNTGLYEGSILSCVAIAIIPIILWLAKYGTVFPPDWRVRVFAAALIFACALIPVGTQARTGLVCLGVLCLFYLRTARHKVLIAGGMALAVMVALPFLPASFLARMGTIENHQSDQSAGTRLGVWSWTWDYVKHNPLGGGFVVSMASKVAYDTVSVQTVGNSTTVTRTPVVEQGRAFHSSYFEMLGEQGFPGFFLWILLQLTGLVQMEMIRRRWRKRTGADEAWVAPLAIALQLAQVVYLIGSLFVGIAFQPFILMLIGLQCGFWSYLKRIDTTAPERHLKAPEMRVQAATSPRGVAGRHRHRIGTGRAP encoded by the coding sequence ATGATTGATCTTGCGCTGAGCGGCTTTCTCTTCGGGTTTCTCCTGCTGGGGCTCAAGCGTCCGTTTCTCTGGGTGCTGTGCTATCTCTATGTCGACATCATGTCGCCGCAGGTCATTTCCTGGGGGATACTGGCGCATTTTCCGGTCTCGCTCATGGCCTTTGCCGCAGCCTTTCTCGGCTGGGTTCTGTTTGACGACAAGCGCGATTCGCGCATTACCGGGCGCCAGATCCTGCTGGCGCTGCTGTTGTTCTATTGCGCGGTAAGCACGCTTCGGGCCGTTTATCCGGTGGAGGCGCAGGAGAAATGGGCCTGGGTCTGGAAGGCGCTGGTCTTCGCGATCTTCCTGCCTTTCACCTTGCGAACGCGGTTGCGGATAGAGGCGGTGGCGCTGGTCATGGTGCTGTCCGCTGCGGCGCTGATCGTCGATGGAGGGCTGAAAACCGCGCTTGGCGGCAGCGGCTACGGCACTTTGCGGATCTTCGTGGACAACAACACCGGGCTCTACGAAGGGTCGATCCTTTCCTGCGTGGCGATCGCCATCATTCCCATCATCCTGTGGCTGGCGAAGTACGGGACGGTCTTCCCGCCTGACTGGCGCGTGCGTGTTTTCGCGGCGGCGCTGATCTTTGCCTGTGCCCTGATTCCGGTGGGAACCCAGGCCCGGACGGGGCTGGTGTGCCTGGGCGTGCTATGCCTGTTCTACTTGCGAACGGCCCGGCACAAGGTGCTGATCGCGGGGGGAATGGCGCTGGCCGTCATGGTTGCCTTGCCGTTCCTGCCGGCCTCTTTCCTGGCGCGCATGGGGACGATCGAGAACCACCAGTCCGACCAGTCCGCCGGTACCCGTCTCGGGGTGTGGAGCTGGACCTGGGACTATGTGAAGCACAATCCGCTGGGCGGCGGCTTCGTGGTCAGCATGGCGAGCAAGGTGGCTTACGATACGGTCTCCGTGCAGACGGTGGGCAACAGCACGACGGTCACGCGAACGCCGGTCGTCGAGCAGGGGCGCGCCTTCCATTCGAGCTATTTCGAAATGCTGGGAGAGCAGGGTTTTCCGGGGTTCTTCCTGTGGATACTGCTGCAACTGACCGGGCTGGTGCAGATGGAGATGATCCGCCGCCGCTGGAGGAAACGCACCGGTGCCGACGAGGCCTGGGTGGCGCCGCTGGCGATCGCGCTCCAGCTTGCGCAAGTGGTCTACCTGATCGGATCGCTGTTCGTTGGCATCGCTTTCCAGCCCTTCATCCTGATGCTGATCGGCCTGCAATGCGGCTTCTGGAGCTACCTGAAGCGGATCGACACAACCGCACCAGAACGACACCTGAAGGCACCAGAGATGCGGGTGCAGGCTGCCACGTCGCCCAGGGGGGTAGCCGGTCGGCACAGGCACCGGATCGGGACCGGCCGTGCTCCTTGA